In the genome of Spea bombifrons isolate aSpeBom1 chromosome 11, aSpeBom1.2.pri, whole genome shotgun sequence, one region contains:
- the TSPAN14 gene encoding tetraspanin-14: protein MHYYRYSTAEVSCCYKYLLFSYNIIFWLSGMVLLGVGLWAWSEKGTLSDITKVTRLHGFDPVWLVLLVGVVMFTLGFAGCVGALRENICLLKFFCGAIVLIFFMELAVAVLAFLFQDWVRDRAKEFFENNIKSYRDDIDLQNLIDSLQKANQCCGAQGPDDWNLNQYFNCTMDNPSRERCGVPFSCCVADPAQTVINTQCGYDVRKKPAAERVNVTYMKGCILALEAWLPRNIYIVAGVFLVISILQIFGIYLARTLMADIDAVKSGYRFT, encoded by the exons ATGCACTATTACCGGTACAGCACGGCTGAGGTCAGCTGTTGCTACAAATATCTACTGTTCAGTTACAACATCATTTTCTGG cTGTCTGGTATGGTTCTTCTGGGAGTCGGCCTTTGGGCATGGAGTGAAAAA GGGACCTTGTCGGATATCACCAAAGTGACGAGACTCCACGGGTTTGACCCGGTGTGGCTGGTCCTGTTGGTCGGCGTCGTCATGTTCACCCTGGGCTTCGCCGGTTGCGTTGGTGCTCTAAGGGAGAACATCTGCCTCTTGAAGTTT tTCTGCGGCGCCATAGTCTTGATATTCTTCATGGAGCTGGCTGTCGCCGTCTTGGCCTTCCTCTTTCAAGATTGGGTGAGGGACAGAGCCAAGGAGTTCTTCGAGAACAACATCAAGTCCTACCGGGATGATATCGACCTTCAGAACCTGATTGACTCTCTACAGAAAGCG AACCAGTGCTGCGGGGCCCAAGGTCCGGATGACTGGAACCTGAATCAATATTTCAACTGCACCATGGACAACCCCAGCCGGGAGCGATGCGGTGTCCCCTTCTCCTGCTGCGTGGCTGATCCAGCT CAAACGGTCATAAACACGCAGTGCGGATACGACGTCCGTAAAAAG CCAGCGGCTGAAAGAGTCAACGTGACGTATATGAAAGGCTGTATTTTGGCGCTGGAGGCGTGGCTACCCAGGAACATATACATTGTAGCTGGCGTTTTCTTGGTCATTTCAATTTTACAG ATCTTTGGCATTTACCTCGCTCGGACGCTGATGGCGGATATCGACGCCGTAAAGAGCGGCTACCGTTTCACTTAA